The Bernardetia sp. ABR2-2B DNA window TTTGTTCATTATCCAATGCACGTTTGTCTCCTTGATATGTTCCCCATTCATTTCTCCAAACAAATTCCCCAGGGTATTTATCTTGCATCAATATTCTATTTGTTTTTGCATCTATTACTCTGACATCTAAAAGACCATTCGAAACTACATACTGCTCGTGATGCGTATAATCTGCCTTTACAGCATCTGTAATTGTTTTTGTAACCCCATCATCAAGACGAACCGTACGCCTAACACTATCTACTGCCGTTGTTGTTTTTTCTTTCATAAATACTTGCCCAACCGTAAACTCATCAAAACTCATCATCAAGAGTTGGTCTGCACAGCAATAATTAGGTGTTTCCCAAGACAGATAAAAGGTTACAAAATCATTCATTCTACGATTTGTATTCAAATATTCCATTACTTGACTTTGCACGAAATCTCTACCCAAACCAAATGAATTCGGAACTTGAATCGGCTGTACCAAAACTTTTAGAGTAGCTGCATCTTTCGCAGTCGGAATTTGAAGCGCAACATCTTTATAATTTTTTACCCATTGATTTGCTCTTACAAAATGATAATAGGCTTTCTTTGCATCTTCTCTAGTATTCAAAGACATCAATCTTACTGCTTCATTATAGTTTGCTTCGGCAGCCTTATCTTTTGCTTTTATTTCTTCAGCTAAATAACTCTTAGGATTTTTGACAATGCGTAGGGCAGCAGGGCTTCTGCGAATTTCATTTCCCATTTCATTAATTCTTCCATAGCTTTCAGCTATTTTTTCCCAGTTGAGAGGATTTACTTTTGTATCTAGCGTACGTGTTGTTCTCAAATTTTCTTCAACAGCTCTATAATAGGCTTCTCCTAGCGTATGGCGTGCTTTTTTGTTGTTCGGACTTTGGCGCAACCTATCGACAGCCTTTAGTGTAGCATCATAATAGTTTCCTTTCTGTAAAGCCTTTTTTCCAGAAGAACAAGCAGAGATTACAAAGAGTAAGACAAGAAAAGCAGATAAAGAAGCAAGAAAAGAGTTAGGATAAAATAAAAACCTTGCTGATTTTTTAGGTAGATAAGTTTTCATGATTTCTAATAAGTTAGGTAATAGTTAAATTTAGTGATAAAAATCTGTAAAAGTATATTCAAAAATCTATGCCAAAATACATTTTTGCATTAAACTAATATTTATCATTAACTAAAACAACAATGAAACCATTTTGGATTTATTTCTTCATCAAAGATTTAACTGATGAGTCTGCTTTGACTACGCCTTTCAACTCTTCCCAAGTGAATAAAAAACTTGGCATTCCTGCTGCATAAGGAGCAATTTCGTACGGTTGATAAACAAATGTTATTCCCTTTGCACTTAAAGAAAAATTATCAGTAACTTCTATTTTATCAACTAAATAACCTGCATCTTGAAGCGAAACAGGATTTTCAAAACCTGTATATAGATAGGCTTTTTTTATCATTTTCTTCTCTAAGATAGCCAAACCTTTACTATCAAAAATATCTTTCAGTTTAATCTCTTTTCCATTTTTCACATCAATAACAAGATAGGTTTTGTTAGAAATTCCATGTGCGCCCCCCATATACATATAATTAGAGAAAGCAATAGTGGCAAAATATTCATCATTAAAAACTATTTCTGCATTGCTCTGACTTACCCAGTTTGCAGCATACAAATATTCTTCATCTTGCTCTTTATTTACTTCTAAATATTCTTTGAAGAATGATTTTTTTGAATTTTCAATTGTTTCTTTGGCTGTTTGTGATATTTCTTCTGTCTTTACAGATTGATAGTTTTTCAGTAGCTCTTTTATTTTAGCTAGATTACTTCCCTGTGGAACTTGCTTTGCTTCTACAATTACATCTGAAAAAGTAGCTTGAGGAGTATCTTTTCTGTCTTTGAATAATTTTGTACTATCTTTTGTAGAAATAAATTCGAAACTAACACTCTCCGAATAATTCTCCACTAAAGAAACAGGAAATACTTTGGTTTTATCTTTATTTTTCCAAGTACCAACAAATGTATTTTGATTTATTTTTCCTATAATAATTTCATCTTTATAACCTTCATCATCCAAGGAATATAACTCTATTTCGCCTTGAGTATTCACTTTGCCATTCAAATTTATTGGTAAGTTATACTTTTTATAATAATAACTCCCAAAGTATTCTTTTCCATCTTGAATCAAATCCATTACGATAGGCAAATTTCCATTTATTGTTCCTGTAAAATGACAATAATCCGTATGTTTTTGTGGTTGTTGAGCAAGAAGTACAAAAGAATAAAAAACAAATAAAAAAATAAGTAAAAAACGTACAGACAATAGGAAAGTTAATTTCTTTTTTCTCATAAAAGTAAAATAATAGGTGTTAGATTTGTATATTAGATTGTTAGTGTAGTAGTTTTTAATAAAAAAATTCAACTATTTTTTTAGAAAAAGAAACGAATAATTTTAATTATGTTTAGAGTTATAGCTCTATCAAAAAAGCTATTGTATCAACACCATCAGCATAGTCTGATACTTTAGGGTGTTGTGCTTGTCCAAATTCAATACTATTTTCAAACCACGCATCTGTAGAAACTATTACTTGTATCTGTTCTTCTTTTTCTTTTAAAGTCTGTTTTACTTCCTCTATATTTTGATAAATTTCATAATATAAAACTCCAGTAGGGGAAGAAATAGAAGTATCTTTCGTAAGTAAAAGATTAAAAGCATCAAAGTGATGAATCTGTTCCATTAAATAAATAGCTTTATAATAATCGTAATTATTTGCATATTTATTATGATTTTTCATAGAATTCCATTGCAAATAGACAGTATCTAATAACTTTCCAAAATCATACCCTTTTGGTACGTAAAGCTTTGAAACATTACGACACCCCAAACCAAAATACTGAAAAATATCTATTGACAGACGTTCTAAATCCTCTTGTGTTTCATCTCCTCTTATTATAGCAACTGACGAACGGTTTTTACGAATAATACTTGGATATTTTCCAAAGTAATACTCAAAATAACGAGCTGTATTATTACTTCCCGTTGCGATATAAGCATCAGCACCTTTTAGGTTAGGACGAAGCGAAATATAGTTTTTAAATGCTGGTTCTACTTCAAAAGCCCATTCTATTAACTTTTCTATTAGAATTGTATCTTTTTGGCTTGGCTTTATCCAAACTGTATGCCCACTCAAAAGCACAGAAAGAATATCATGAAAGCCAACAAAAGGAATGTTTCCTGCTAGAATTAACCCCACATTTTTTGTAGGAAAATCTACTCCTATTTTATCTAATTTTTCTAAATCATAGTTTTTGAGCCAATTATCTAAACTTTCTTTTGTTAGCATACTACGAATAGATGCTAAAGCAAATTCTGTATTTTCGGGTGTAAACCAATTATTATGGATATAGGCTTGATGAAAAATAGGCTGTTTTTCTTCTTTTGAGAGAGCATCTATAAAATTACCTAGTGCAACTAAAGCAGCTTTACGGTGAGAAAGTGTCATTACTAATACAGAGAATAAGTTATACAAATTTGAAATAGTCTGCAAAGATATAAAAATTATATAGCATATATTTTAGTATAAAGTTTCTTTAACTCATTTTGATAAACACAAAAAATCCTGTCTGATTACTCAAACAGGATTTTTATAAATTCTTATTGGTTTATATCAATTGATATAAATGGTTAGATTATAGACTGAAACCTAAACCTACCATGAAAGCAACATCACTAAAACTTGCTTTATTGATTTGCTGACTAGCAGCAGTAACATCACCTGCTCTACGAATAGATCTTGAGAATCCGTGACGGTAACGAGTATCTACTAACAAAGTAGCAAATTTTACATCAAACTGTAAACCTAAACCTACTATTGCTCCAATGTCATGAGGCTCAAAGCTATTTGTTACATCATAAGTACGGTCATAAGGAAAACCTCCAACAGTAGCTACTTCACGGCTATACGTGTAAGCATTGTAGTTATAAGAAGGTCCAACGTAAATACGTGGGTGATATACAGAAAGAACAGGAATACGTACATTCAATAAAGCATTTGCTTGAAAGTTATTTGCACGGTAAGTAGTTGTTCTGTCATAGAAAGTAGTGAAGGCATTTTGAGTCCAGCCTAATTCTAATTCTGCACCTACCCATTTGGTAAAGTTATAACGACCGAATACGTGAATTTGAGGAGCAAAGTTTTTACCAGCTCCATCTTGGTATCTGAAATATTCTGTATCGGCACCAACACGAATATCAGCAAGGTTAAAGCCTGACTTAAAGCCGACCATAAGTTTAGATTCAGTTTCGCCAGCTCCGTCTTGAGCAAAGGCAGCACCTGAAGTTAATACGACTGCACATACTGCAGTAGCGATAGCACGGATTGAACGTTTCAAAGAGAATTCAATGTTAAAGGGTACTTTCATAATTTAAAAGGTTGTTGTTGTAAGATAACGGATTTTGTTCGAAAAAAGTAAATTTTCTCCAAAATAGAAAACTTTGCTGCAAAGGAAAGCATTTTTTTTTGATTTCTTGCAAATTTTATTCACTTATTTTTCTGAATAAAGCTATTGAATTCTATTTTATCTCTATATCTATTTTCGTTCAACTTAAATAATACTACTTGATTATAGTCTAATAAGCCAAATTAAGTAAGAAATACAGTTAGATTAATAGGTTAATTTACATAAAAAAATAAAGTAATAAAAATTTGATGTAAATAAAAAAAAGTTGCTGTTTTATACTTTGTTTTACTCTTAAAAAGATTTTTCAAGAAAATGTCATCATAATACAAGACCGTTTATGTTTAGTAATTCGTTTTTGTATCAGAATGATTTTCCCAAAACATTTTATTTCTTTTTGGAATTTTTATTAAAAATTGGTCAAAAATAAATTTGAACCCAAAAATACTAAAAATTATAGACAAAACTAATTCTGTTCTACAAGAAAATTATTTTTATTGACAAAAATGAGAAAAAATGAGATAAGAGTTACTTTGTTTCAAAATTTGTATAGCTATTACCATTTATCATCATTAAAGATTAGATTAAGGAACAATTAAAAAAAAGTTCTATTCAAAAAAGATTAACAAGTTCCTATACGTATATAATACCTTTCTAGTTACTTTGTTTAATTTTTTTTCTTCTGATAAGCTAGTAAAGTCAAATTCATTTCCACAACTTATTACTATTTCTAATCAACCTTTGTATATTTGCAATCTACTTTTGAGATACTATTAGTTTAATAAACTTTGCTCTCTCTTAATATACTCTAACTTTTGAAAAGAGTCTATCATATATTAACTATTTATACCTTTATATTTTTGTGAAAGAAAACGATTCATCAGATTACGATTTATTTATCAAAGCAGGTCAGACAGAGAGCAACTATTGGAAAGACCTTTGGCGATATAGAGAGCTTTTTTATATTCTGACTTGGAGAGACTTGAAAGTCCGTTATAAACAAACTGTTTTGGGTATTGCTTGGAGTGTGATTCGTCCACTTCTTACCATGATAATATTTACAGTTGTTTTTAGTGGCGTCGCAGGGCTTCCTTCTGAAGGAAATGCTCCTTATGCTGTTAT harbors:
- a CDS encoding DUF3298 domain-containing protein; translation: MRKKKLTFLLSVRFLLIFLFVFYSFVLLAQQPQKHTDYCHFTGTINGNLPIVMDLIQDGKEYFGSYYYKKYNLPINLNGKVNTQGEIELYSLDDEGYKDEIIIGKINQNTFVGTWKNKDKTKVFPVSLVENYSESVSFEFISTKDSTKLFKDRKDTPQATFSDVIVEAKQVPQGSNLAKIKELLKNYQSVKTEEISQTAKETIENSKKSFFKEYLEVNKEQDEEYLYAANWVSQSNAEIVFNDEYFATIAFSNYMYMGGAHGISNKTYLVIDVKNGKEIKLKDIFDSKGLAILEKKMIKKAYLYTGFENPVSLQDAGYLVDKIEVTDNFSLSAKGITFVYQPYEIAPYAAGMPSFLFTWEELKGVVKADSSVKSLMKK
- a CDS encoding acyl-CoA reductase, whose protein sequence is MQTISNLYNLFSVLVMTLSHRKAALVALGNFIDALSKEEKQPIFHQAYIHNNWFTPENTEFALASIRSMLTKESLDNWLKNYDLEKLDKIGVDFPTKNVGLILAGNIPFVGFHDILSVLLSGHTVWIKPSQKDTILIEKLIEWAFEVEPAFKNYISLRPNLKGADAYIATGSNNTARYFEYYFGKYPSIIRKNRSSVAIIRGDETQEDLERLSIDIFQYFGLGCRNVSKLYVPKGYDFGKLLDTVYLQWNSMKNHNKYANNYDYYKAIYLMEQIHHFDAFNLLLTKDTSISSPTGVLYYEIYQNIEEVKQTLKEKEEQIQVIVSTDAWFENSIEFGQAQHPKVSDYADGVDTIAFLIEL
- a CDS encoding porin family protein, with amino-acid sequence MKRSIRAIATAVCAVVLTSGAAFAQDGAGETESKLMVGFKSGFNLADIRVGADTEYFRYQDGAGKNFAPQIHVFGRYNFTKWVGAELELGWTQNAFTTFYDRTTTYRANNFQANALLNVRIPVLSVYHPRIYVGPSYNYNAYTYSREVATVGGFPYDRTYDVTNSFEPHDIGAIVGLGLQFDVKFATLLVDTRYRHGFSRSIRRAGDVTAASQQINKASFSDVAFMVGLGFSL